From the genome of Cryptococcus tetragattii IND107 chromosome 6, whole genome shotgun sequence, one region includes:
- a CDS encoding 60S ribosomal protein eL33 — protein MASRLYIKGRILGHKRGKRNSRPNQSLLQIEGVDNKEAARHYLGKRVAYVYKAKREINGSRVRVIWGRISRSHGNSGAVKSKFRTNLPAKTFGASCRIMLFPSNI, from the exons ATGGCTTCCCG ACTCTACATCAAGGGCCGAATCCTCGGGCACAAGCGCGGAAAGCGAAACTCCCGACCCAACCAGTCTCTCCTCCAGATTGAGGGTGTTGACAACAAGGAGGCCGCTAGGCACTACTTGGGAAAG CGTGTCGCCTACGTCTACAAGGCCAAGAGGGAGATCAACGGTAGCCGAGTCCGAGTCATCTGGGGCCGAATCTCTCGATCTCACGGTAACTCTGGTGCTGTCAAGTCCAAGTTCCGAACCAACCTCCCCGCCAAGACTTTCGGTGCCTCTTGCCGAATC AtgctcttcccctccaACATCTAA
- a CDS encoding ferrochelatase produces the protein MGGPSTIPEVHDFLSRLFHDNDLIPLPFQSLLAPFIAKRRTPSIEEQYSAIGGGSPILKWTQLQGAAMCSLLDELNPASAPHKSYVAFRYAKTLTEDALAEMKQDGVQRAVAFSQYPQYSSSTTGSSLNELYKQVKQLGWGGNGEVKWSVIDRWPTHPGLIDSFAHNIKAALQTYPEDRRGDVTILFSAHSLPLDIVNRGDPYTAEVAATVWAVMSKLNFSNPWRLTWQSKVGPKAWQGPQTAAAIEGYAKAGTKDICLVPIAFTSDHIETLYELDIEVKEEAEKLGVHLTRASSLNDSPIFIRALADVVSNHLEDYDAGLIGPASKQLLSSDPRHVSLKSQETKRWLASGGTNMST, from the exons ATGGGTGGACCTTCAACT ATCCCCGAAGTTCACGACTTTCTTTCGCGTTTATTCCATGATAACGACCtcattcctcttcccttccagTCCCTCCTTGCTCCCTTTATCGCCAAACGTCGAACTCCTTCCATCGAAGAGCAATACTCCGCCATCGGCGGGGGCTCTCCTATCCTCAAATGGACCCAGCTTCAGGGTGCAGCCATGTGCTCTTTACTGGATGAGCTTAACCCCGCGTCAGCGCCACACAAATCTTATGTTGCTTTCCGATATGCCAAGACCCTCACTGAAGATGCGCTGGCAGAGATGAAGCAGGATGGCGTCCAGAGGGCCGTTGCATTCAGCCAATACCCTCAGTACAGTAGCTCCACTACTGGCAGTAGTTTGAATGAACTTTACAAGCAGGTGAAGCAGCTCGGCTGGGGCGGAAACGGCGAAGTCAAATGGAGTGTTATTGACCGATGGCCCACTCACCCTGGACTGATAGAT TCTTTTGCGCACAACATCAAGGCAGCCCTTCAAACCTACCCTGAAGACCGACGAGGTGAtgtcaccatcctcttctctgcccactctctccctcttgACATTGTCAA CCGAGGTGATCCTTACACTGCCGAAGTTGCCGCTACTGTCTGGGCCGTCATGTCTAAGCTCAACTTTTCCAATCCTTGGCGTCTTACCTGGCAATCCAAGGTCGGTCCCAAAGCCTGGCAAGGACCTCAGACCGCTGCGGCCATTGAAGGTTACGCCAAGGCGGGCACCAAGGACATTTGTCTTGTCCCCATCGCATTCACTAGTGACCACATTGAAACCCTCTATGAGCTTGATATTgaggtcaaggaagaggctgaaaaA CTCGGTGTCCATTTAACGAGagcctcttctctcaacgactctcccatcttcatccgcgCCCTCGCCGACGTTGTCTCCAACCACCTCGAAGACTATGACGCCGGTTTAATAGGTCCCGCGAGCAAGCAGCTTTTATCTTCTGATCCCCGACATGTGAGTCTTAAGTCTCAAGAAACCAAGCGCTGGTTGGCTAGCGGGGGTACGAACATGAGCACTTAG
- a CDS encoding 40S ribosomal protein eS10 — protein MIISKQNRRAIYEYLFKEGVLVAPKDFNRPAHPDLPTVRNLEVIKAMQSLNSKGYVKTQFSWQWYYYTLTEEGLAYLREFLHLPSEIVPQTHMKPVARQTGRPSGQREGGYRAPRGDREYRRRDDGEKEGGEYRPRFGGVARGAPSS, from the exons ATGATCATTTCCAAGCAGAACCGCAGGGCC ATCTACGAGTACCTCTTCAAGGAGGGTGTTCTCGTTGCCCCCAAGGACTTCAACCGCCCCGCCCACCCTGACCTCCCTACTGTCCGAAACCTCGAGGTCATCAAGGCTATGCAGTCCCTCAACTCTAAGGGCTACGTCAAGACTCAGTTCTCTTGGCAGTGGTACTACTACACTCTCACCGAGGAGGGTCTTGCCTACCTCCGAGAgttcctccacctcccctCTGAGATTGTTCCTCAGACCCACATGAAGCCCGTTGCCCGACAGACCGGCAGGCCTTCTGGCCAGCGTGAGGGTGGCTACAGGGCCCCTAGGGGTGACCGAGAGTACAGGAGGAGGGACGAcggcgagaaggagggtggcGAGTACCGACCC CGATTCGGCGGTGTTGCCCGTGGCGCTCCCTCTTCTTAA